From the Girardinichthys multiradiatus isolate DD_20200921_A chromosome 22, DD_fGirMul_XY1, whole genome shotgun sequence genome, one window contains:
- the LOC124858602 gene encoding serologically defined colon cancer antigen 8 homolog, with protein MKEQLKGIHQAQIESLEAQVISLRTDLSVSQKECEEVKVRLRHKEKQVAEALPADGAPRVAGLCLQCAQHEAVLAGTHANLHVQAIDRLTKERDELLAALCAVRVSQQEAQQREWSACLQVKQAVEMAEEANLQKARGTPVK; from the exons ATGAAGGAGCAGTTAAAAGGGATCCACCAGGCCCAGATTGAAAGCTTGGAGGCTCAGGTCATCTCTCTCAG AACGGATCTGTCAGTGAGTCAGAAGGAGTGTGAGGAGGTGAAGGTTCGTCTTAGACACAAAGAGAAGCAGGTTGCAGAAGCATTACCGGCTGATGGAGCTCCCCGTGTGGCCGGGTTGTGTCTGCAGTGTGCGCAGCATGAAGCAGTGTTGGCTGGAACTCATGCAAACCTGCATGTGCAGGCTATTGACAGGCTCACAAA GGAACGGGATGAATTACTGGCAGCTCTATGCGCAGTGCGGGTGAGTCAACAGGAGGCCCAACAGAGGGAGTGGTCAGCTTGTCTCCAGGTCAAACAGGCTGTGGAGATGGCAGAAGAAGCTAATCTACA